The genomic interval ACAGGCGAGCACAACCAGGGGTTGATTGGCACCCCAGGGACTTGCTGAGTCCCGGACGGTGTCCTGTCCAGCAGGGCCCGAGGCCTCCTCGCCGGGTGCCGGGAAGGCTCGTGCTCGTGTAGAGTCCGCCGCCCTTCGTCATGCCCTCGGAAGCCTTGGAGGGCGGGGACACCTTCATGAACGCGCATATCTTCCGCGAATACGACATCCGGGGTCTGGTCGATAAGGACCTCACGGCCGAAGTGGTGGAGCTCTTGGGCAAGGGCCTGGGCACCATCATCCGGCGCAAGGGCGGCCGCTTCATCGCCGTGGGCCGCGACTGCCGTGAGTCGTCCACCCGCTTCCGCGATTCGCTCTGCGCGGGCCTGACCTCCACCGGCCTGAACGTCTACGACGTGGGCGTGGTGCCCACGCCGCTCACGTACTTCGCCGCCAACACCCTGCCGGTGGATGGCCTGGCCATGATTACCGGCAGCCACAACCCGCCGGAGTACAACGGCTTCAAGATTGGCGCCGGGAAGACCACCTTCCACAGCCACGAAATCCAGGCGCTGCGCCGGCTCATCGAGGCGGCCGACTTCGAGGTCTCCGCCACCCGCGGCACCGTCACCCCCTACGACATCATCACCCCCTACAACCACTTCGTCCGGCAGACGGTGAAGGTGGGCCGCAAGGGGATGCGCATCGTCATCGACGCGGGCAACGGCACCGGCGGCGCCATCGCCGTCCCCCTCTTCGAGAGCATGGGCTTCGACGTGGTGCCCCTGTTCTGTGAGATGGACGCGACGTTCCCCAACCACCACCCGGACCCCACGGTGGTGGAGAACCTCCAGGACCTCATCGCCGCGGTGAAGCGCGAGAAGGCCGAGGTCGGCATCGCGTACGACGGCGACAGCGACCGCATCGGCGTCAT from Myxococcus stipitatus carries:
- a CDS encoding phosphomannomutase/phosphoglucomutase, yielding MNAHIFREYDIRGLVDKDLTAEVVELLGKGLGTIIRRKGGRFIAVGRDCRESSTRFRDSLCAGLTSTGLNVYDVGVVPTPLTYFAANTLPVDGLAMITGSHNPPEYNGFKIGAGKTTFHSHEIQALRRLIEAADFEVSATRGTVTPYDIITPYNHFVRQTVKVGRKGMRIVIDAGNGTGGAIAVPLFESMGFDVVPLFCEMDATFPNHHPDPTVVENLQDLIAAVKREKAEVGIAYDGDSDRIGVIDDQGNILWGDQLMVLFSRYVLKDSPGAAIVGEVKCSYTLYDDIAKRGGKPVMWKAGHSLIKAKMKEEHAELAGEMSGHIFFKNRYFGFDDAVYSSARLLEILTHEKQKLSELLSDVPKTFASPELRFDTKEEKKFEMVKRATEWLRAAGHEIIDVDGVRVTFPDGWGLIRASNTQPILVLRFEANTPERLKEIQTLIEGTVARVQREVGG